A genomic stretch from Aedes albopictus strain Foshan chromosome 2, AalbF5, whole genome shotgun sequence includes:
- the LOC134286406 gene encoding uncharacterized protein LOC134286406 codes for MKPEDLRSLLKKEKRLLNSLELVESFVSDFDEERDRKEVEVRLQLLESVVNEFFDVRDKIEVLMDEVADDEVPDPEESEKARKARLESASKKRDEEGEAIISDVQNRFCKAKAALMERRPKKQVDRPGASGMAAGTTLSRVKLPEIKLPTFGGKLRDWVSYRDAFRSLIHQNRELTDMDKFTYLRSSLTGEALQEVSTVELSAANYAVAWTALEERYHNEKLIVKAYLDAIFGIEPMRKESYEALSQLISDFEKNLQMLQKLGQDTNGWSTILVHMVCSKLDSVTLRIWESSHNSKNVPTYLGVSKPPSTEVKKPKVSVSHSSTSFGRCCFCSEAFHPAFMCKKFQKWKISERYDAVRRNGLCMNCLSSGHLARNCSKGSCRQCGRKHHTLLHAESSSVNPQSSVPQTAKRPPSEQPSQTQQTQLGKPTHQKAPTTNHNEPSTSLSIVQTQSHSTNPQIATDHSDTLQHTVALPTQTNPSTRQVLLSTALVRICDANGRSTLARALLDSCSQYCFVTSEFCRRMDLDEFPDYLAVKGIGGSGSVSQKAVRATVSPRFASISDFEEVIRFNVLAKLTIPLPYEGFETSQWKLPADIVLADPEFYRTSEIDMIIGAEYYLDLLQDGRFRLNEDGPTFQNTVFGWIVSGRISNSTLSAPATTTTLCSTSELQEQLTRFWELESCHLTSTYSVEESTCEEIFKQTTTRDEAGRFVVSLPRKEHIIDHLGNSRSSAERRFMSLERRFATNPELKRLYCEFMEEYASMGHMERVNEEELSGSVCYFLPHHAVLKPDSTTTKLRVVFDASCKTTSGDSLNDGLMVGPVVQDDLISIHARFRLHRIGIVADVAKMYRMIKMQPRDQKLQLILWRATPEEPIQVFQLTTVTYGTASAPFLATRCLVQLAEEGQSTHPTAAKVLRKDFYVDDMITGVDSPAEGKALVEDMVNLTDSAGMMLRKWNSNCGEVLSELQPHLRDDRVVFEMDSPPSIATVKTLGLVWCPSSDDFYFTVPKWNTTPVVTKRIVIFDASKLFDPLGLIGPVVVEAKIFIQTLWKLLVNWDYPLPENLQTLWLEYRRNLSALESIRIPRWVGYTKECTTIEWHGFCDASNSAYGACLYLRCSYEDGSVRVQLMMSKSRVAPLEDLKKKKRKQSTPRLELSSALLLSHLYEKVSQATGLTIPSFFWTDSNIVKHWIASTPSRWQTFVANRVSEIQHLTKGGVWNHVAGIENPADVLSRGISATQLEYHSLWFNGPVWLSQGRNFWPENSEVDVELLDPASLEERKSVALPLQAATPNEIFSLRSSLFALVRLVAVMRHFRHNAQRANRNARKLGSVSTQEYEEALLQLVRLSQEECFPEEIASLSREDQVKQSSRVSSLNPKLRDGILRVGGRLRNASVSENRKHPMIIDHRHPFATLVVRHYHVKMLHSGQQVVIASARERFWIPSIRNLVRKVLHECITCFRIKPRCQEQLMAELPPERVNPAPPFLKVGVDYCGPFLVTYPQRRSSPVKCFVAIFVCLVTKAVHVELVADLTTAAFLAALRLFTARRGRPAVIMCDNAKNFVGARRELRQLLNLFEQQQFQNAVASNAADERIEFKFIPARSPNFGGLWEAAVKSIKNCFKKIIGTRTLLYDEMQTVLAQIEAVLNSRPLTPLSNDPGDFEALTPGHFLVQRPLTAIAEPDLENVPANRLSVWQRAQDYGQLLWKKWSTLYLSDLHNRTKWTRQGDNIAVGTMVLLMDERLPPLRWNLGRVTEVFRGSDDNIRVVDVRTANGVFRRAISKICVLPIRDNATSTSDEA; via the exons ATGAAGCCGGAAGACTTGAGAAGTTTGCTCAAGAAGGAGAAGCGCCTTCTGAACAGTTTAGAGTTAGTGGAGAGTTTCGTCAGTGACTTTGATGAAGAGCGTGATCGAAAAGAAGTTGAAGTTCGTTTGCAGCTGTTGGAAAGTGTTGTGAATGAGTTCTTCGATGTgcgtgataagattgaagtgctaATGGATGAAGTTGCCGATGACGAAGTTCCTGATCCAGAGGAGTCAGAGAAAGCTCGAAAGGCGAGGCTGGAGAGTGCATCGAAGAAGAGAGACGAGGAAGGTGAAGCCATAATCAGTGATGTGCAGAACCGTTTCTGCAAGGCCAAGGCAGCGTTGATGGAACGGCGTCCGAAGAAGCAGGTAGATCGTCCTGGGGCGTCAGGTATGGCTGCCGGAACCACCCTCTCGAGAGTGAAACTGCCTGAGATCAAGCTACCAACCTTCGGCGGCAAACTTCGAGATTGGGTGTCGTATCGCGATGCATTCAGAAGCTTGATCCACCAGAATCGGGAGCTCACCGACATGGACAAGTTTACGTACCTTCGTTCATCGTTGACTGGTGAGGCCCTTCAGGAAGTCAGCACCGTTGAACTTTCCGCAGCAAACTATGCAGTTGCCTGGACTGCATTGGAGGAGCGCTACCACAACGAGAAGCTCATCGTGAAGGCATATCTCGACGCCATCTTTGGCATTGAACCGATGCGGAAGGAGAGCTACGAAGCGCTGAGCCAGCTCATCAGCGACTTCGAAAAGAATCTGCAGATGCTGCAGAAGCTGGGACAAGACACCAATGGCTGGAGCACTATCCTAGTCCACATGGTTTGTTCCAAGCTGGACAGTGTTACGCTGCGGATCTGGGAGTCATCGCACAACTCCAAGAACGTACCCACCTACC TTGGAGTGAGCAAACCTCCCTCCACCGAAGTGAAGAAGCCCAAGGTAAGCGTCAGCCATTCGTCCACATCCTTCGGCCGGTGCTGTTTCTGCTCGGAAGCTTTCCATCCGGCGTTCATgtgcaagaaattccagaagtggaAGATCTCGGAGCGCTACGATGCCGTTCGGAGGAATGGCCTGTGCATGAACTGCCTATCGTCGGGTCACTTGGCGCGGAATTGCAGCAAAGGATCATGCCGTCAATGTGGGAGGAAACACCACACCCTGCTTCACGCTGAAAGCAGCAGTGTCAACCCGCAATCCTCCGTTCCACAGACGGCAAAACGACCCCCAAGTGAACAACCATCTCAGACACAGCAAACACAGCTGGGAAAACCAACACACCAAAAAGCACCAACCACAAACCACAACGAACCCAGCACTTCCTTGTCAATCGTACAGACACAATCGCATAGCACCAACCCACAAATCGCCACAGACCATTCAGACACACTGCAACACACTGTAGCACTCCCAACACAAACAAACCCCTCCACACGACAAGTTCTGTTATCAACTGCACTTGTGCGTATCTGCGATGCCAACGGGCGGTCAACGCTGGCCAGAGCACTGCTAGACTCGTGTTCTCAGTATTGCTTCGTCACCTCTGAATTTTGTCGCCGCATGGACCTGGACGAGTTCCCCGATTATCTAGCGGTGAAGGGAATTGGCGGTTCGGGAAGCGTTTCGCAGAAAGCTGTTCGTGCTACAGTCAGCCCTCGTTTTGCCAGCATCTCGGACTTTGAGGAGGTTATACGCTTCAACGTCTTGGCAAAGCTAACTATTCCACTCCCGTACGAAGGGTTCGAAACAAGCCAGTGGAAGCTGCCGGCCGACATCGTTTTAGCTGACCCGGAGTTCTACCGAACATCAGAGATCGACATGATCATCGGTGCCGAATATTATCTCGATCTGCTGCAGGATGGGCGGTTCAGGCTCAACGAGGACGGTCCGACGTTCCAGAACACCGTCTTTGGATGGATCGTCTCCGGTCGCATCTCCAACAGCACACTCTCCGCACCTGCAACGACCACTACGCTTTGTTCCACGTCGGAACTCCAAGAACAGCTCACTCGTTTCTGGGAGCTCGAAAGTTGTCACCTAACGAGCACCTATTCCGTGGAAGAGTCCACATGCGAGGAGATTTTTAAGCAAACGACCACCCGCGATGAAGCCGGACGCTTCGTCGTATCGCTGCCCAGGAAGGAGCACATTATCGATCACCTGGGAAATTCTAGAAGTAGCGCCGAGCGTCGTTTCATGAGCTTGGAGCGCCGGTTCGCTACGAACCCAGAGCTGAAGAGGTTGTATtgcgagttcatggaggaatatgCGTCGATGGGCCACATGGAGAGAGTGAATGAGGAGGAACTGTCTGGATCAGTGTGTTACTTTCTGCCGCACCATGCTGTATTGAAACCGGACAGCACAACAACAAAACTTCGCGTTGTGTTTGATGCTTCGTGCAAGACCACGTCCGGCGATTCCCTCAACGATGGGTTGATGGTAGGCCCCGTTGTTCAGGACGACCTGATCTCGATACACGCTCGTTTCCGCCTGCACCGAATCGGCATAGTAGCCGACGTAGCGAAAATGTACAGGATGATCAAAATGCAGCCACGAGATCAGAAGCTACAGCTGATTTTGTGGAGAGCCACACCAGAGGAACCTATACAGGTGTTCCAGCTAACGACCGTTACGTACGGAACCGCATCCGCTCCGTTTTTGGCTACACGTTGCCTAGTACAGCTAGCAGAAGAAGGTCAATCCACACACCCAACCGCAGCGAAAGTTCTTCGGAAAGATTTTTACGTCGATGACATGATCACTGGCGTCGATAGCCCTGCAGAAGGCAAGGCATTAGTGGAGGACATGGTCAACCTGACCGATTCTGCCGGTATGATGTTGAGAAAGTGGAATTCGAACTGCGGAGAAGTGTTGAGCGAGCTGCAACCGCATCTACGGGATGACCGAGTTGTATTCGAAATGGATTCCCCGCCGTCGATCGCTACCGTGAAGACGCTGGGCCTTGTTTGGTGCCCTTCATCCGACGATTTCTACTTCACGGTGCCAAAGTGGAATACGACACCGGTGGTTACGAAGCGAATCGTGATTTTCGATGCATCCAAGCTTTTCGATCCCTTGGGactaataggaccggtggtcgtcGAAGCCAAGATCTTCATCCAAACTTTGTGGAAGTTGCTTGTGAACTGGGACTATCCACTCCCGGAAAACCTGCAAACGCTTTGGTTGGAGTACCGCAGGAATTTGAGTGCTCTCGAGTCCATTCGTATTCCACGATGGGTCGGTTACACCAAGGAGTGCACTACGATCGAATGGCATGGATTTTGCGACGCTTCCAACAGCGCATACGGCGCGTGTCTGTACCTCCGATGCAGCTACGAGGATGGCTCTGTGCGCGTTCAGCTGATGATGTCCAAGTCACGAGTCGCGCCATTGGAGGatttgaagaagaagaagcgcAAGCAGTCGACGCCACGACTGGAACTTTCATCCGCTCTTCTGCTAAGCCATCTTTACGAAAAGGTCAGCCAAGCCACTGGACTGACAATTCCGTCGTTCTTCTGGACAGATTCGAACATTGTGAAGCATTGGATTGCGTCCACACCATCCAGGTGGCAGACCTTCGTCGCGAATAGGGTGTCCGAAATCCAGCACCTAACGAAAGGTGGAGTCTGGAATCACGTCGCAGGCATCGAGAATCCGGCAGACGTACTCTCGCGAGGTATTTCGGCCACGCAGTTGGAATATCACTCCCTCTGGTTCAACGGTCCAGTTTGGCTAAGTCAAGGCCGGAATTTCTGGCCGGAGAACTCCGAAGTCGACGTTGAACTGCTCGATCCTGCTTCCCTTGAAGAACGAAAGTCCGTAGCACTACCGCTGCAAGCAGCAACTCCTAACGAGATCTTTTCGCTCCGCTCGTCACTATTCGCTCTAGTCCGACTGGTAGCGGTAATGCGTCACTTCCGTCACAACGCCCAGAGAGCTAACCGAAATGCCCGGAAACTCGGTTCAGTCAGCACGCAGGAATACGAAGAGGCCTTGTTGCAACTGGTTCGTCTGTCGCAAGAAGAATGTTTCCCAGAGGAGATTGCAAGTCTGTCCCGGGAGGATCAGGTGAAGCAGTCGTCCAGAGTATCGTCTTTGAATCCCAAACTACGAGATGGGATACTCCGCGTTGGCGGCCGGCTCCGGAACGCATCGGTTTCCGAAAATCGGAAGCATCCAATGATCATCGATCACCGTCATCCCTTCGCCACGTTGGTAGTTCGTCATTACCATGTAAAGATGCTTCATTCCGGACAACAAGTCGTCATTGCAAGCGCCAGAGAACGATTCTGGATCCCGAGCATTCGGAACCTCGTGCGAAAGGTCCTGCATGAGTGTATTACCTGCTTCCGAATCAAACCTAGATGCCAGGAACAGCTGATGGCAGAGCTGCCACCTGAAAGGGTCAACCCGGCACCACCGTTCCTCAAGGTCGGTGTAGATTATTGCGGCCCGTTTCTGGTCACCTACCCACAGCGTCGCAGTTCTCCCGTCAAGTGCTTCGTTGCGATATTTGTCTGCCTTGTCACCAAAGCCGTTCACGTGGAGTTAGTCGCCGACCTCACCACGGCCGCGTTCCTAGCGGCCCTGCGGCTTTTCACGGCCCGTCGAGGACGTCCAGCCGTAATCATGTGCGACAATGCCAAGAACTTTGTTGGAGCCAGGCGGGAACTTCGGCAGCTGTTAAACCTGTTCGAGCAGCAGCAATTCCAAAACGCTGTAGCCAGCAACGCCGCGGATGAGAGAATCGAGTTTAAGTTCATCCCGGCCAGATCGCCTAATTTCGGTGGTCTGTGGGAAGCAGCCGTAAAAAGCATCAAAAACTGCTTCAAGAAGATCATCGGAACTCGGACTCTCCTGTATGACGAGATGCAGACGGTGCTTGCACAGATCGAAGCGGTTCTTAACTCCAGGCCCCTCACACCACTCAGCAATGATCCTGGAGACTTCGAGGCGCTTACGCCAGGACATTTTCTAGTGCAACGTCCACTGACAGCAATTGCTGAACCCGATCTGGAGAATGTTCCGGCTAATCGTCTCTCCGTCTGGCAGAGGGCGCAGGACTACGGCCAGCTGCTCTGGAAGAAGTGGAGCACGCTTTACCTCTCCGATTTGCATAACCGGACCAAGTGGACCCGCCAGGGGGATAACATCGCCGTTGGAACCATGGTTCTGCTGATGGACGAGCGGCTTCCGCCGTTGAGGTGGAATCTCGGCCGCGTTACCGAAGTATTCAGAGGCTCCGACGATAACATCCGCGTGGTAGACGTGCGCACAGCAAATGGGGTTTTCCGACGAGCGATTTCGAAGATTTGCGTCCTTCCAATCAGGGATAACGCAACATCTACCAGCGATGAGGCATAA